The DNA segment CGGTCTCGACCCACTCCGTCTCGTCGCGGAGCGTCACGCACCGGGTGTCGAGGTAGAACGCCTCCTTCTGCACGCCGCCGGAGTCGGTCGCCACGCGTTCCGCCCCGTCGAGGAGCCCGACGAACTCCAGGTAGCCGACCGGCTCGATCACGTCCAACTCCCCCGTCGCCCGCTCCCAGAGGTCGTGTCGCTTGAGCGCGTCCTCGGTCCGGGGATGGAGGGGAACGACGACCGGACGCGGCGACGACGCCAACCCCTCCACGACCGACGCCAGCCGCGTCGGGTCGTCCGTGTTCGCCTGCCGGTGAACCGTCGCGAGGGCGTACTCGCCGTCGCCGTACCCGAGGTCGTCGAGGACCGAAGCTGCCGGCGGCGCGCGATCGCGGACCCGGGTGATCGCGTCGTACATCACGTCTCCGGTGACGGCGACGCCGTCGGTGATCCCCTCCGCTGCCAGCGTCTCGGCCGCCCGAGCGGACGGGACGAACAGCAGGTCGGAACACCGGTCGGTGAGGACGCGGTTCACCTCCTCGGGCATCGCCCAGTTGTCGCTCCGCAGGCCCGCCTCGACGTGGGCCACCGGAACGTTCCGCTTCGCCGCGACCAGGGCCCCGGCCAGCGTCGAGTTCGTGTCGCCGTAGACGAGGAGGAGGTCCGGCCGCTCCGTCTCGACCACCTCGTCGATCCGGCGGAGCATCTCGGCCGTCTGGGTCGCGTGGTTCGCGGAGCCGACGCCGAGGTTGTAGTCGGGTTCGGGGATGTCGAGCTCCTCGAAGAACACGTCTGACATGCCGAAGTCGTAGTGTTGACCCGTGTGAACGAGCACCTCGGAGAGACGCTCGCGGAGGAGCCTCGAGACCGGGAACGCCTTGATGAACTGCGGACGAGCGCCGACGACCGAGAGGACGGTCGCGCCGCTCATCGCTCGATCCGCCTCGAAGCGCGCCGACCGACGCCGGTGAGGGCCGCGTCGACACCGGAAGTCCCCGAACCGACGCGGACGGCGGCCGTTCGGCGCCGAATCGATCGAACGGTCGACGTGACGCCGCGTTCGTTTCGCATTACCCGAGCGGTCGGCTAGCGGGCGGATAGTTCATCGGCTCTTAACCGACGCCGGCGGGCTTCGGCCGGAGGCCGTGGAGAGTCCCGGCCGGCAGTCCGGACGGCCCAACGCTCGGTGTCGGGGGAAAGCGTCCGATCGAGGATCGGGGTTGAGGGATCCTTATCGCCGCATCGCCGTTAGGAAAGCCATTACATTGTGCCGATGACCGTTCAATACGGTCCGATGAGACAGACGCGTCTATCAAATAATATACTATTATCGGCCGGGACGGCTCCTGTCTTCGAACGTCACCGATGAGTCCGCTCGACCGACTGCTCGCGCTGATCAGGCGGATGAAGCCGGGCGGCGGAACCGCCGAACGCACCGTTAAGAGCGCGGCCTGGCTGATGAGTCAGAACGTCGTCGGCCGAGCGCTCCAGCTGGGACTGCTCGCGGTTCTCGCTCGGCTCGTCGGCCCGGCCGAACTCGGGCTCGTGGGGATCGCGATGCTGACGCTGAGCGCGACTCAGAACTTCACCACCATCGGACTGAACAAGGCGCTGATCCAGAAGGCGGAGGAGAACGTCGACAGCCACCTCAACACGACGTGGATGCTGGAGATCGGGAGGGGGATCCTCATCGCCGCGATCCTCTTCGCGATCGCCCCCTTCGTCGGCGGGTGGTTCTTCGAAGAGCCGCGAGCGGTGCGGCTGATACAGGCCATCGGTCTCTCGCCGCTCCTCCTCGGGTTCCGGAACCCCGGTATCGTCTACTTCCAGAAGAACCTCGACTTCCACAAGCAGTTCGCCTACAAGATCGGTGGAGACACCGCTCAGTTCGTCGCGGGCGTCGGGTACGCGTTGATCGAGCCGACCGCGTGGGCGTTCGTGGTCGGGTTCCTCGCGGCCGACGTCACCAAACTCGTCGTCTCGTACGCGATGCACGACTACCGTCCGTTCCCGTCGTTCGACCTCGACGTCGCCAAGGAACTCGTCGACTACGGGAAGTGGCTCACGGGATCGTCGATACTGTACTTTCTGTACAGCCAGGGCGACGACGCCTTCGTCGGCTGGCTCCTGACCCCCACGGCGCTGGCGTACTACCAGTACACCTACCGGTTCTCGAACGCCCCGGCGACGGAGCTGTCGCAGGTGCTCACGAGCGTGATGTTCCCCGCCTACTCGAAGCTGCAGTCGGACGCGGAGGAGCTTCGGAGCGCGTTCTCCAAGACGCTCCGGTTCACCGCGCTCGTCTCGTTCCCAGCGGCGATCGGTATCGCCGCGATAGCGCCCGATTTCGTCATGACGGTGTTCGGCGAGGACTGGATGCCCGCGGTTCCGGCCATGCAGGTCCTCGCGTTCTACGGGCTCATGCGCGCGCTCGCCAAGACGGTCGGACCGGTCTGGCACGCCCTCGGCCGTCCGGACCTCATCACGAAGCTGTCCGCGCTCCGCGTCGCGCTGATCGCCGTCTTCATCTACCCGATGACCAACGCGTTCGGCATCGTGGGAACGGCCCTCACGGTCACGGGGATATTCGTCTTCCCGATGCTCCCGCTCGACATGTACATCATGTCAGACATGATTGACATGCCGATGCGCGAGATATACTACGAGTTCGTCTACCCCCTGGTCGCGAGCGTTCCGATGGGAGTCGCCGTCTGGTATCTCGCAGGGGTCTCGCCGTTCGGCTCCCTCGTGAACCTCGTCCTCCTCATTCCCACCGGGGCCGTCATTTACGGCGCGCTGGTGCTGGCGCTCGAGTTCGCGACCAAGTGGACGGTCACCGACAACTTCGAGATGATCTTCCGCAAACTGGCGTCGTAGCCGCCCGCAAACGTCGGTAAGGTGGTGTGGAACGCACGCCGGAACCGACCGTGAACCATTAACAACTGCGTTACAATACCCGCACCGACGCACCGGTCGGGTATGTCACTGCAGGACGAGCGACGGTTACGGCTCGAACACGAGTGTATCGACGACAGTCCGCCGACCGCTCGAATGAGTTTCTGTCTCACTTCCGACCTCACGGGAAACGGTCGCCCAGACGTCATCGTCGGTGCGGTCGGGAGGAAAGCCCCCGTCACCATTCCGATAATCGACAAACGAATCTTCCTCGGGAAGCTCGTCGGCACCCGCGAGATCATCAACCGACTCGAGTGGAACGTCTTCTGGTACGAGAACCCCGGCTGGGAGCGACACGAGGTCGCGAAGTCGCCGGAGCTGTCGGTCGGCGCCGCGCTCGGCGACGTCGACGGCGACGGCCGCGTCGAGCTCGTCACCGGGCAGAACCTCAACGAACACGAGCTCTACTGGTTCGAACAGGGGGCGGACCCGCGCAGTCGGTGGACGCGCCGGCTCATCACCGACGACTTCGAGAAGTACCACGACGTGGCCGTCGCCGACGTGGACGACGACGGAGAGCTCGAGGTGCTCGCGCTCTCACAGGAGAGCGAGACCGTCTTCTACTACGACGTTCCCGACGATCCGACCTTGGAGCCGTGGCCCGTCACCAACCGCCACCTCGTCGCCGAGAACCTGGACGTCGAGGGCGTGCAGGTCCTCGACATCGACGGCGACGGACGCACGGAGATCGTCGCCGGTACGAACGTGTTCCACCGGCGCGACGACGGCACGTGGGACCGCGAGGTCGTCGCCGAGGGGTGGGAGTGGACCCGGATCGTCGCCGCCGACGTCGACGGCGACGGCGAGAAGGAGCTCGTCGTGACGGAGGGAGACCTCCCGTATCAGGGCGACCGCCGCGCGCGACTCGGGGTCTTCGACCCGCCGGACTGGGAGCTGACGGTACTGCACGACGACATGTCGAACCCGCACTCGCTCCAAGTGGCGGACCTGAACGAAGACGGCGACCTCGACATCTTCGTCGCCGAAATGGGGTTAGAGGAGGGACACGAGCCGAGGCAGTTCGTCTTCTGGAACCGAGGCGACGGAACGTTCGACTCGGAGGTGGTCGCGAGCGGCGTGCCGACGCACGAGGCGAAACTGGTCGACCTCGACGGCGACGGACGGCTCGACGTCGTCGGCAAGGGGTACGCGCACCGCACCGTCGACGTGTGGCACCAGGCCTGAGCACCGATCTCGTCGCGTTCTCTCCCCGCCTCGCCTCCGCCGCTACTCCTCGCCGCCGGGCGTCGACTCGGGATCGGCGAACTCCTCGGGATCCGGGATCGAGAGGACGTCCTCTCGCGTTCCCATGTATCGCCCGCGAGAGACGCTCTCCTCGAACGCGTCGACGCTCTCGTACTCGCGAACCGTGAGGACGTGGCCACCCTCGACGTGGAACACGATCTCCGTGGACCCGTTCGGGAGGGCGTACTCGTCTCCTTTCGCCGGGGCTTCGGACTCCGGATCGCTACTCATACGCGTCCATGGCGGGCCGGGCATTTGAGTAGTCGCCTCGGATTCGCCGGGAGCGGGGTGCGAAAGAGGTGGCCGTCTGCGCGGTTCGACACTCTCCGAGGCGACGGTGCTGCCGTGCACCCTCACCCGAGCAATCGGGCTGCATAGTTATATCGGCGTTATCACATAAATATCGGAGCGATCTCGTTTTCGAACCGTTCGAATCAGTTATACGGTGTTTAACCACCCTCATCACCAGTTTCAAAACCGACAAATAAATACGACGGAGGGTCCGATAAGGAGTCGTGTGGCCCTGGGGACACCTCGCGTTCGCGTACCTGCTTCACTCGTCGGTCGTGCACCTCTGGTATCGCCGACGTCCGGCGTGGCCCGGCGTCGCACTCGTGGCGCTCGGCTCGCAGGTGCCGGACCTCATCGACAAGCCGCTCGCGTGGACGCTTAACATCCTCCCGAGCGGTCGATCGCTCGGCCACTCGGTCCTCGTCGGCACGCTCATCGTCGTCGCCGCGGTCGCGCTCTGCAGGCGATACGATCTGCGGGGGTGGCCGTTCGCCCTCGGCTACTACTCGCATCTCCTCGGCGATTCGATCCGGCCTCTGATCGACGGCCGGTTCCACGACCTCGCGTTCCTCCTGTGGCCGTTCTTCGAGGTGGAGACTGGGTCCGGGCCGTCGATCGGGATCGTTCAGTACCTGCTGAACGCGCAGCTCGAGGGGACGGTGTTGGTCGACCTCGGCCTGGCGAGCGCCGTCTTCGTCTGGTGGCTCGTCGACGGCGCGCCCGGCGTCAGACCCGTGTGGCAGGTGCTTCGCCGGCGATCCGTCACCGCGGGGAAGTAGCCCCGACCCGTTCGCCGCGCACGGGCCGCCGACGGTCGAGAACGAGCGGCGCTGCGGACACGCACCAGTCGGGGCCGATCTGAGATCCCGCGAGTCCGTTCGAATCGCGGGACGGCCGCGGATTTCGTCCAACGAACGAGCGGACATCGACCGGTTCGGTGAAGGAGGCGCTGCGGGGTATCCAGCGTTATTCTGTGGATAGTTATGCCGCTGTTCGAGCGAGTACACCTCATGAGTGCAGATCGGGTTAACGTCGTCTGGATAACCCTCGAGAGCGTCAGAGCGGCGAACTCGTCGGTATGTGGGTACGACCGCGAGACGACCCCGAACCTTGAGCGGATCGCGTCAGAGCCCGATGGGACAGCGTTTCAGCACTGCTTCTCGCAGTCGATGTGGACACCGGCGTCGAGCGCCTCCATCCTCACGGGGACGTATCTGTTCGAACACCGAGTCGGGTACGACGGGAAGGCGAAGGAGCCGCTCCCGCCGGAGATAGCCACCCTTCCCGAACTGCTACGAGATCGGGGGTACCAGACCGCGTGTTTCACGCCGAACGCCTATCTCAGCGAGGCGACGGGGCTCGATCGGGGGTTTGAGAGATATCACCACGCCTTGCTCCGTCGCGCGTTTCACGAACCGGAAACGCGGACGGCGGCGTTAAAGTACCTCTTGCGCGCCTGGGAGTACGGCCCCGGATTCTCGCTCAACGTGCGGCGGCACAACCAGACGTACATCATGCGCGAGGTCCTGAAGGGATGGCTCGACGAGTTCGCGGCCGACGACGACCCCTTCTTCCTCTACACGCACTGTCCGAACCCGCACCTCCCGTACGCGCCGCCGCGGAAGTGGATCGATCGGTTCACCGACGAGATCGATTTCTCGACGAGCGAGGCGCTGGAGCTGTCGCTGGAGACGTACGCGAGCCGGGACCGGATGATCCAGCGCATCGTCGACGGGTGCCCCTTCTCCGAGGACGAGTGGGAGGCGCTCGAAGCGATGTACGACGCCGAGATAGCGTACGCGGACGAGTTCGTCGGGGCGCTGTACGATCACGTACAAGAGCTGACCGACGGTGAGACCGTCTTCGTCGTCACCGGCGACCACGGCGACCTGTTCGGCGAGCAGGGCGTGCTCGGCCACAACCTCGTCCTCGACGACCATTTGACGAACGTGCCGATGGTCGTCTCCGGGATCGGGGGACTGGAGCACGCGCGAGACAAGGTCGTCCAGCACATCGACGTCACGCGGACCCTCGCGGAGCGGCTCGGGGTCTCTCACGACCAGTTCAGCGGTGTCGATCTACGAGACGCCACCCCCGACGGCGCGATCAGCCAGCGGGGGATCCCGCACTTCGACGAGTACCTGGAGGCAGACCCGGAGTTCGACACCTCCCGGTACCACGAGACGCCGATGACGGCGTTCCGCACGGACGAGTTCAAATACGTGAAGGGGTCCGAGAAGGCGGAGCTGTTCAGACTTCCGGACGAGGAGACGGAGGTGGGCGACGAGTATCCGGCGGTCCGCGACGAGCTCGACGAGCGCCTAGAGGCACGGCTTCTGGACATGACCACGCCGGAAGCGGGGGAAGCCGAGGCGACGTACTCCGCCGCGATGGAACAGCAGCTCACCGACCTCGGCTATCTCTGAGAGCGGCGAGCCGCCCTTCGACCGAAGTGCGTGGAGCGAGACGGTGCCGTCGAGGAATCTCGCCCTACGGAAGCAGCTTCGAGACCAAGTGGTAGCCGCGATAGTAGAGGAACTTACCGGCACTCACCGGGAACGCCACCGGGTCCTCTTTGAACTTCGAAACGGCTCTCTCGGCCGTTCGGTACGTGCGTTTCGCGTGACCGGGTCGGACCATCTCCTGAGTCTCGTAACAGAACACCGGCTTGCCGGTCCGCCGGCTGATCGCAGCGGCCTGCCGGGGGTCGCTCTCGATGAAGAGCGGCGCGTCGGTCGAGTCGTACGCGTCCGCCTTGTGCCGCGCGTGGTTTCCCCGCTCCTGCCTGGCTCGTTTGCTCGGCAGGTCCATCATCACGAGCGAGTCGTACCGGATCCCGTGTTCGTCCAACCAGCGCTCGGTTTCGGGCCGGTACTGTTCCAGTCTGCTCGTGACGAGGTGTCCGATCCGTTGGTTCGGGACGACGTTCGGCTCGACGTCGGCGAGGAACTCGCGATACCGTTCCCCGTCGTCGTTCTCCTCGGGAGTCGGGTCTCGACAGAGCACGCCGTCGATATCCACGCACGAGTACTGCAACATCGGATGATGCATCACGTTCCACTCGAAGACGCGAGGGGTGGGAACGACCTCGACCCAGTGATCGACGTACTCGTGTCCCCACGGAGAGACGTAGATGGCGCCGTACGAGACGTCGAACGGGAAATCGTGCGCTTCGAGTCGCTCCCGCGTTTCCGTCATCTGTCCGCCCGATCTCACGGAGTCGTCCACGACGAGCACGGAGTCGACGTCGCGGATCGTACGGTCCCCATCGTACCGGTCTCCCGTGTCAATGAGATCGCCCTCACAGAGCCCGTCGACGTCCGTCATCGGAACGTCGAGGTAGAGACACAACAGGTTCGCAACCAGCAGACCGCTTCTCGGGATTCCGACGATCAGGTCGGCGTCGGTCGCGCTCGCGCGCGCGAGCCGACGCGTGTCGGCATTGAGGTCCGCGACGCTCCTGTAGTTCATATCGCTCCAACGACGTGCAGACGGCAAAGTTATGGAAGGCCTACGGAAACGCGGCACGCCCTCTCGTTCGGTGACGAGGTCGGTCCGCGGCGTTAGACGCGACGCGGCTCCGTCGACACCGCGATCGTTTCGGCGCTCACAGATCAGGTCCGCCCGGATCCGATGGTGTACGTCGGGTGGCCGACGTCGCCGAGCGCATCCCGGCCGTCGACCACGACGACGTCCTCGAAGCCGTCCCACTCGACCGCGTCGAAGGCCTCGTGGGGGGTGACGACGACGACGGCGTCCGGGTCGGAGCGGCCGACCTCGGCCAGCGCGACCGGTTCCGCGCCGAACGAGGCGATCGTCTCGTCGTCGAGCATGGGATCCGTCGCGAACGTGTCCGCGCCGCGCCGCTTCAGGTCGGCGACGAGCGGTCCGGCGGGCGTCGCGCGCGTCTCCTTGACGCCCGGACGGTACGTGACGCCGAGGACCAGCACCCGCGATCCGTCGATCGGTTTCCCTCGCTCGGCGAGCTCGCGCTCAACGATCCCCGCGGTGAACGCCGGCATCGAGTCGTTCACTTCCCTCGCGGTCCGGAGCAGTGGCGTCGGCGTGTCCACCCGGCTCATCACGAAGTACGGGTACCACGGGATGCAGTGGCCGCCGACGCCGGGGCCGGGGCTGTGGATGTGACAGAACGGCTGCGTGTTGGCCGCGTCAGCCGACTCCCGCACGTCGACCCCGAGGTCGTCCGCCAGGGTCCCGAGCTCGTTCGCGAGGGCGATGTTGACGTCGCGGTAGAGCCCCTCGAACAGCTTGACCGCCTCGGCCGTCGTCGCGTCGGAGACGCGGATGACGTCGTTGTCGGTGACGCGCTCGTAGACGGCCTCGGCCACGCGGGCGCTCTCCGCGTCGACGCCGCCGACGATCTTCGGGTACGCGCCGGTGATGTCCTCGAGCGCCCGGCCGCTCGACGTGCGCTCCGGGCAGAACGCGGCGCCGAACTCGTCGGGGGCGAGCCCGCTCCGCTCGACGAGCGTCGGGACGAGCCGGTCGCGGCACGTCCCCGGGGGAACGGTGCACTCGACGAACACCGCGTCGCCGGGCGAGAGCCCGGAGGCAACCGAGTCGACGACCGTATCGAAGATGGAGAGGTCCGGTTCGTTCGCCTCAGTGATGGGCGTCGGAACGATGACGACGTGGGCGGTCGCCCGTTCCGCCGCCGCCCGGGCGTCGGTCGTCGCGCGGAGCGCGCCGTCCCCGACGGTTTCGGCCACCAGGTCGGGTAGCTCCGGCTCCCCGTCGATGTGACAGTCGCCGCGGTTGACCGACTCGACGACCGACTCGTCGACGTCGACGCCGACCACGTCGCCGACCCGATCGGCGAACGCGGTCGCCAGCGGGAGCCCCATCTTTCCGAGCCCGTACACCGCGACTGACGCGCCCCGCCCGTCGACGAGCGCGCGCAGTTCCTCGTCGCTGCGGGCGGCGTCGTACAGCGGCTCCGGCTTCGTCGGCGGCCGGGTCATCGGTCCGACGGAACCGCGTGTCTGGCGTCGGTTCGAGGCCCCTCGGTCGCGTCCGCGCGCTCGAGGACGGCGTCGGCGAGCTCCACCGCGCGGAGCCCGTCCTCGGCCGTGATCCGCGGCGTCGCGTGCTCCGCGACCGACTCGACGAACGACTCGAGTTCGTATCGCAGCGGCTCGCCCGACTGGACCATCGGGCGCTCCGTGATCCCCTCATGGTGGTAGCGGATGTTCCCCCCGATCTCCATGTACTCCGGGCGGGACTGGCGGTGGATCTCGATCGTCTGCGTGAGGTAGTCGAGCTCGATGTAACACTCCTCGGCCGTGATCGTGATGTCGCGGACCTTCTGCTGGGTCACGCGGCTGGCGGTGAGCGTGGCGATGGTGCCGTCGCCGAACCGGAGCTGCGCGGTCGCGTGCTGCCCGTCGTCGGTCCGGAGGGCGTTTATCCGGGCGACGTCCCCGGAGACGAGCGACCGGACGATGTCGAGGTCGTGTATCATCAGGTCGTGGACGACGTTCTCGTCCAGCGACCGCCCGTCGTCGCTCGGCGGCCCGAGGCGGCGGGCGTCGACGGCGATCGGCGACACGCCGTCGACGATCCGAGTCAGCTCCGCCACCGCCGGGTTGAACCGCTCGATGTGGCCGGCCTGGACGAGCACGTCCGCCGCCTCCGCCCGCTCGATCAGGTCCCGTCCCTCCGCGACCGAGGTCACGAACGGCTTCTCGACGAGCGCGTGGACCCCCGCGTCGATGCAGTCGCGGGCGAGGTCCGCGTGATACTCCGTCGGGACGGCGATCGACACCGCGTCGACCCGGTCGAGCAGCGCGCCTGTCGCGTGCGACGTCGTGCCGATCTCGGCCGCGACGTCGGCGGCGCGGTCGGCGTCCGCGTCGGCGATCCCGACGAGGTGCGCGCCGGGGAGCTCAGCGTACACTCGCGCGTGGTTCCGGCCCATCGCGCCGACGCCGATGACGCCGACATCGACGTCGCCACCGTCGTCGGCCGTCATACGATCGCCCCCGCGGTCGCCTCGGCGATCCTGTCGAGGTCCGCCTCGTCGAGCTCGGGGTGAACGGGGAGCGACAGCACCTCCTCCGCACAGCTCTCCGCGACCGGATACGACCCCGAGACGCCCTCGTACGCCGGCTGTTCGTGGATCGGGATCGGGTAGTACACACCCGACCCGACGTCGCGGCTCTCGAGGTGATCCCGGAGCGCGTCGCGGTCCGGAACCCGAACCGTGTACTGGTGGTACACGTGCTCGTACCCGTCCGGTTCGAGCGGCGTGACGACGCCGGGGACGTCGGCGAGCCGGTCGGTCAGTCCGGCCGCGTTCTCCCGCCTCGCCCGAGTGAACTCCGGCAGGCGGTCGAGCTGGGCGCGGCCGATCGCCGCCGCGAGGTTCGTCATCCGGAAGTTGTGACCGACCGACGCGTGTTCGTATCCGGTCGTTCGACCGTGGTCGACGAACCGGCGCGCCCGCTCGGCGACCGCCTCATCGTCGGTGAGGA comes from the Halorubrum depositum genome and includes:
- the wecB gene encoding non-hydrolyzing UDP-N-acetylglucosamine 2-epimerase; translation: MSGATVLSVVGARPQFIKAFPVSRLLRERLSEVLVHTGQHYDFGMSDVFFEELDIPEPDYNLGVGSANHATQTAEMLRRIDEVVETERPDLLLVYGDTNSTLAGALVAAKRNVPVAHVEAGLRSDNWAMPEEVNRVLTDRCSDLLFVPSARAAETLAAEGITDGVAVTGDVMYDAITRVRDRAPPAASVLDDLGYGDGEYALATVHRQANTDDPTRLASVVEGLASSPRPVVVPLHPRTEDALKRHDLWERATGELDVIEPVGYLEFVGLLDGAERVATDSGGVQKEAFYLDTRCVTLRDETEWVETVEAGWNELVGADAEAIRAALRRTDDLSEKPSLYGDGRAAERVVDEVVGRLRTRP
- a CDS encoding lipopolysaccharide biosynthesis protein, which encodes MSPLDRLLALIRRMKPGGGTAERTVKSAAWLMSQNVVGRALQLGLLAVLARLVGPAELGLVGIAMLTLSATQNFTTIGLNKALIQKAEENVDSHLNTTWMLEIGRGILIAAILFAIAPFVGGWFFEEPRAVRLIQAIGLSPLLLGFRNPGIVYFQKNLDFHKQFAYKIGGDTAQFVAGVGYALIEPTAWAFVVGFLAADVTKLVVSYAMHDYRPFPSFDLDVAKELVDYGKWLTGSSILYFLYSQGDDAFVGWLLTPTALAYYQYTYRFSNAPATELSQVLTSVMFPAYSKLQSDAEELRSAFSKTLRFTALVSFPAAIGIAAIAPDFVMTVFGEDWMPAVPAMQVLAFYGLMRALAKTVGPVWHALGRPDLITKLSALRVALIAVFIYPMTNAFGIVGTALTVTGIFVFPMLPLDMYIMSDMIDMPMREIYYEFVYPLVASVPMGVAVWYLAGVSPFGSLVNLVLLIPTGAVIYGALVLALEFATKWTVTDNFEMIFRKLAS
- a CDS encoding FG-GAP repeat domain-containing protein; its protein translation is MSFCLTSDLTGNGRPDVIVGAVGRKAPVTIPIIDKRIFLGKLVGTREIINRLEWNVFWYENPGWERHEVAKSPELSVGAALGDVDGDGRVELVTGQNLNEHELYWFEQGADPRSRWTRRLITDDFEKYHDVAVADVDDDGELEVLALSQESETVFYYDVPDDPTLEPWPVTNRHLVAENLDVEGVQVLDIDGDGRTEIVAGTNVFHRRDDGTWDREVVAEGWEWTRIVAADVDGDGEKELVVTEGDLPYQGDRRARLGVFDPPDWELTVLHDDMSNPHSLQVADLNEDGDLDIFVAEMGLEEGHEPRQFVFWNRGDGTFDSEVVASGVPTHEAKLVDLDGDGRLDVVGKGYAHRTVDVWHQA
- a CDS encoding metal-dependent hydrolase — translated: MWPWGHLAFAYLLHSSVVHLWYRRRPAWPGVALVALGSQVPDLIDKPLAWTLNILPSGRSLGHSVLVGTLIVVAAVALCRRYDLRGWPFALGYYSHLLGDSIRPLIDGRFHDLAFLLWPFFEVETGSGPSIGIVQYLLNAQLEGTVLVDLGLASAVFVWWLVDGAPGVRPVWQVLRRRSVTAGK
- a CDS encoding sulfatase, producing the protein MSADRVNVVWITLESVRAANSSVCGYDRETTPNLERIASEPDGTAFQHCFSQSMWTPASSASILTGTYLFEHRVGYDGKAKEPLPPEIATLPELLRDRGYQTACFTPNAYLSEATGLDRGFERYHHALLRRAFHEPETRTAALKYLLRAWEYGPGFSLNVRRHNQTYIMREVLKGWLDEFAADDDPFFLYTHCPNPHLPYAPPRKWIDRFTDEIDFSTSEALELSLETYASRDRMIQRIVDGCPFSEDEWEALEAMYDAEIAYADEFVGALYDHVQELTDGETVFVVTGDHGDLFGEQGVLGHNLVLDDHLTNVPMVVSGIGGLEHARDKVVQHIDVTRTLAERLGVSHDQFSGVDLRDATPDGAISQRGIPHFDEYLEADPEFDTSRYHETPMTAFRTDEFKYVKGSEKAELFRLPDEETEVGDEYPAVRDELDERLEARLLDMTTPEAGEAEATYSAAMEQQLTDLGYL
- a CDS encoding phosphoribosyltransferase family protein, which gives rise to MNYRSVADLNADTRRLARASATDADLIVGIPRSGLLVANLLCLYLDVPMTDVDGLCEGDLIDTGDRYDGDRTIRDVDSVLVVDDSVRSGGQMTETRERLEAHDFPFDVSYGAIYVSPWGHEYVDHWVEVVPTPRVFEWNVMHHPMLQYSCVDIDGVLCRDPTPEENDDGERYREFLADVEPNVVPNQRIGHLVTSRLEQYRPETERWLDEHGIRYDSLVMMDLPSKRARQERGNHARHKADAYDSTDAPLFIESDPRQAAAISRRTGKPVFCYETQEMVRPGHAKRTYRTAERAVSKFKEDPVAFPVSAGKFLYYRGYHLVSKLLP
- a CDS encoding nucleotide sugar dehydrogenase yields the protein MTRPPTKPEPLYDAARSDEELRALVDGRGASVAVYGLGKMGLPLATAFADRVGDVVGVDVDESVVESVNRGDCHIDGEPELPDLVAETVGDGALRATTDARAAAERATAHVVIVPTPITEANEPDLSIFDTVVDSVASGLSPGDAVFVECTVPPGTCRDRLVPTLVERSGLAPDEFGAAFCPERTSSGRALEDITGAYPKIVGGVDAESARVAEAVYERVTDNDVIRVSDATTAEAVKLFEGLYRDVNIALANELGTLADDLGVDVRESADAANTQPFCHIHSPGPGVGGHCIPWYPYFVMSRVDTPTPLLRTAREVNDSMPAFTAGIVERELAERGKPIDGSRVLVLGVTYRPGVKETRATPAGPLVADLKRRGADTFATDPMLDDETIASFGAEPVALAEVGRSDPDAVVVVTPHEAFDAVEWDGFEDVVVVDGRDALGDVGHPTYTIGSGRT
- a CDS encoding Gfo/Idh/MocA family protein, with amino-acid sequence MTADDGGDVDVGVIGVGAMGRNHARVYAELPGAHLVGIADADADRAADVAAEIGTTSHATGALLDRVDAVSIAVPTEYHADLARDCIDAGVHALVEKPFVTSVAEGRDLIERAEAADVLVQAGHIERFNPAVAELTRIVDGVSPIAVDARRLGPPSDDGRSLDENVVHDLMIHDLDIVRSLVSGDVARINALRTDDGQHATAQLRFGDGTIATLTASRVTQQKVRDITITAEECYIELDYLTQTIEIHRQSRPEYMEIGGNIRYHHEGITERPMVQSGEPLRYELESFVESVAEHATPRITAEDGLRAVELADAVLERADATEGPRTDARHAVPSDR